In a genomic window of Bradyrhizobium ontarionense:
- a CDS encoding response regulator: MADSSGISILLVDDHPVVRQGYRRVLESQEGFRVIAEADSAAAAYAAFKAHAPDVVVLDISMKGASGLEAIRNIRARDARACILVFSMHGEAPLVKAAFAAGASGFVTKSSEPAALVRAIRMVVRGERALSDDVAHVLAADSLDPQQTVLDRLGEREIEILRQLASGLTTEQIAENLHLSVKTVQNYHYLVKAKTGLQTDAQLVRLAVTSGLTDL, encoded by the coding sequence ATGGCCGACAGCTCAGGGATCTCGATTCTCCTGGTCGACGACCACCCGGTGGTCCGGCAAGGCTATCGCCGCGTGCTGGAGAGCCAGGAGGGGTTCCGGGTGATCGCCGAAGCGGACAGCGCGGCGGCGGCCTACGCCGCCTTCAAGGCCCATGCGCCCGATGTCGTCGTGCTCGACATCTCGATGAAGGGCGCCAGCGGGCTGGAGGCGATCCGCAACATCCGCGCCCGCGATGCTCGCGCCTGCATCCTCGTATTCTCGATGCATGGCGAGGCGCCGCTGGTGAAGGCCGCCTTCGCGGCCGGCGCGAGCGGCTTCGTCACCAAGAGCAGCGAGCCCGCGGCGCTGGTCCGCGCCATCCGCATGGTGGTGCGTGGCGAACGCGCACTCAGCGACGACGTCGCCCATGTGCTGGCCGCCGACAGCCTCGATCCCCAGCAGACCGTGCTGGACCGGCTCGGCGAGCGCGAGATCGAGATCCTGCGCCAGCTCGCCTCGGGCCTGACCACCGAGCAGATCGCGGAGAACCTCCATCTCAGCGTCAAGACGGTCCAGAACTATCATTATCTGGTGAAGGCCAAGACGGGATTGCAGACCGACGCACAATTGGTGCGGCTCGCCGTCACCAGCGGGCTGACGGATCTGTAG
- a CDS encoding TetR family transcriptional regulator, whose translation MNEAVVLTSERILEVTEDVLRRYGLAKATVVDVARALDVSHGSVYRHFPSKASLREAVARRWLERVSAPLKQIAAEPGPAPAKLERWLRELFGAKQKRVCEDPEMFATYLTLAREACSVVKAHKQDLIAQVEGIIAEGVAQGTFDVTDPKTAAAAIFDATRSFHHPAHAEEWADCTCSARVDAVLTLLLRGLAASERR comes from the coding sequence ATGAATGAGGCCGTGGTTCTGACATCCGAGCGCATCCTCGAAGTTACCGAGGATGTGTTGCGCCGTTACGGGCTCGCCAAAGCGACGGTCGTCGACGTCGCGAGAGCGCTCGATGTCAGCCACGGCTCCGTCTATCGTCACTTTCCGAGCAAGGCGTCGCTGCGCGAAGCCGTCGCGAGACGCTGGCTCGAGCGGGTCAGCGCGCCCTTGAAGCAGATTGCGGCCGAGCCGGGACCGGCGCCCGCGAAGCTGGAACGCTGGCTGCGCGAGCTGTTCGGCGCCAAGCAGAAACGGGTCTGTGAAGATCCCGAGATGTTCGCGACCTATTTGACGCTCGCGCGCGAGGCGTGCTCGGTGGTCAAGGCGCACAAGCAGGACCTGATCGCCCAGGTCGAAGGCATCATCGCCGAGGGCGTCGCGCAGGGCACGTTCGATGTCACCGATCCCAAGACCGCGGCCGCCGCGATCTTCGACGCTACCAGAAGCTTTCATCATCCCGCCCATGCCGAGGAGTGGGCCGATTGCACCTGCTCGGCCCGGGTCGACGCCGTTTTGACCCTGCTGCTGCGTGGCCTCGCCGCGTCGGAGCGGCGCTGA
- the purB gene encoding adenylosuccinate lyase, giving the protein MIPRYSRPEMASIWEPQTRFKIWFEIEAHAADALAELGVIPKDAAKTIWTKAKDATFDVARIDEIERETKHDVIAFLTHLAEIVGPEARFVHQGMTSSDVLDTCLNVQLTRAADLLLADLDRVLAALKTRALEHKMTPTIGRSHGIHAEPVTFGLKLAYAYAEFSRARERLIAARKEVATCAISGAVGTFAQIDPRVEEHVAKAMGLSPEPISTQVIPRDRHAMFFATLGVIASSVERFATEVRHLQRTEVLEAEEFFSEGQKGSSAMPHKRNPVLSENLTGLARMVRAYVTPAMENVVLWHERDISHSSVERMIGPDATVTLDFALVRLAGLVEKLLVYPANMEKNLDRLGGLVHSQRVLIALTQKGASREESYKLVQRNAMPVWRGEGDFRTLLKADAEVKKYLTDAEIDEQFDLGYHLKHVDTIFRRVFGNAA; this is encoded by the coding sequence ATGATCCCCCGCTATAGCCGTCCCGAAATGGCCTCGATCTGGGAGCCGCAGACCCGGTTCAAGATCTGGTTCGAGATCGAGGCGCATGCAGCGGACGCGCTGGCCGAGCTCGGCGTGATCCCGAAGGATGCCGCCAAGACCATCTGGACCAAGGCCAAGGACGCCACCTTCGACGTCGCCCGCATCGACGAGATCGAGCGCGAGACCAAGCACGACGTCATCGCCTTCCTGACCCACCTCGCCGAGATCGTCGGGCCCGAGGCGCGCTTCGTGCACCAGGGCATGACCTCGTCGGACGTGCTCGACACCTGCCTCAACGTCCAGCTCACCCGTGCCGCCGACCTGCTGCTGGCCGATCTCGACCGCGTGCTCGCCGCGCTGAAGACGCGCGCCCTCGAGCACAAGATGACCCCGACGATCGGCCGCTCGCACGGCATCCATGCCGAGCCGGTCACGTTCGGCCTCAAGCTCGCCTACGCCTATGCCGAGTTCTCGCGTGCCCGCGAGCGCCTGATCGCGGCGCGCAAGGAAGTCGCGACCTGCGCCATCTCGGGGGCGGTCGGCACCTTCGCGCAGATCGATCCGCGCGTGGAGGAGCACGTCGCCAAGGCGATGGGCCTCAGCCCCGAGCCGATCTCGACGCAGGTCATTCCGCGCGACCGTCACGCGATGTTCTTTGCAACCCTCGGCGTCATCGCCTCGTCCGTGGAGCGCTTCGCCACCGAAGTTCGCCATCTGCAGCGCACCGAGGTGCTGGAAGCCGAGGAGTTCTTCTCCGAGGGCCAGAAGGGCTCGTCGGCAATGCCGCACAAGCGCAACCCGGTGCTGTCGGAGAATCTCACCGGCCTCGCCCGCATGGTGCGCGCCTATGTGACGCCGGCAATGGAGAACGTCGTGCTCTGGCACGAGCGCGACATTTCCCACTCGTCGGTCGAGCGCATGATCGGCCCCGACGCCACCGTGACGCTCGACTTCGCGCTGGTGCGCCTCGCCGGCCTGGTCGAGAAGCTGCTGGTCTATCCCGCCAACATGGAAAAGAACCTCGATCGGCTCGGCGGCCTGGTGCATTCGCAGCGCGTGCTGATCGCGCTGACGCAGAAGGGCGCGAGCCGCGAGGAGTCCTACAAGCTCGTGCAGCGCAACGCGATGCCGGTGTGGCGCGGCGAAGGCGACTTCCGGACCCTGCTCAAGGCCGACGCCGAGGTGAAGAAATATCTCACCGACGCAGAGATCGACGAGCAGTTCGACCTCGGCTACCACTTGAAGCACGTCGACACGATATTCAGGCGCGTGTTCGGCAATGCGGCGTGA